One stretch of Pandoraea oxalativorans DNA includes these proteins:
- a CDS encoding PTS sugar transporter subunit IIA, with the protein MAGILIIAHAPLASALRECVSHIYGGCPSRIGAIDVVPDQDTAALVDVAKERLAQLREENGVLVLTDLFGATPSNVAAQLVGPKVRVLAGVNLSMLIKAVCYRSVPLDTLAEKVLSGGSKGILEVGAGAPATHTTSH; encoded by the coding sequence ATGGCTGGAATTCTGATTATTGCCCACGCACCGCTGGCTTCGGCCCTTCGCGAGTGCGTTTCGCACATCTACGGCGGTTGTCCGTCGCGCATCGGCGCGATCGACGTGGTCCCCGACCAGGACACGGCGGCGCTCGTAGACGTCGCAAAGGAACGCCTCGCGCAATTGCGCGAAGAGAACGGCGTGCTGGTCCTCACCGATTTGTTTGGCGCGACGCCGTCGAATGTGGCGGCACAACTGGTGGGGCCGAAAGTGCGCGTGCTCGCGGGCGTCAACCTGTCGATGCTCATCAAAGCGGTGTGTTACCGCTCGGTGCCGCTCGATACGCTGGCGGAGAAGGTGCTTTCGGGCGGATCTAAAGGTATTCTGGAAGTCGGCGCGGGTGCGCCGGCCACACACACTACGTCACACTGA
- a CDS encoding HPr family phosphocarrier protein translates to MLRQETTIVNKLGLHARASAKLTQLAAKFQSEVWLTRNGRRINAKSIMGVMMLAAGIGSTVEVETEGSDEAQAMKEILDLIANKFGEGE, encoded by the coding sequence ATGCTTCGACAAGAAACGACGATCGTAAATAAATTGGGCTTGCATGCCCGGGCATCCGCAAAGCTGACGCAATTGGCGGCGAAATTTCAGAGTGAGGTCTGGCTGACCCGGAACGGTCGGCGTATCAACGCGAAGAGCATCATGGGCGTCATGATGCTGGCGGCCGGCATCGGCTCGACGGTGGAAGTCGAGACCGAAGGCTCGGATGAGGCTCAGGCCATGAAGGAAATCCTCGACCTCATCGCGAACAAGTTCGGCGAAGGGGAATAA
- the ptsP gene encoding phosphoenolpyruvate--protein phosphotransferase: MSFTLHGIPVSRGIAIGRAYLLAPATLDVPHYLLDPSQIDDEVARFQSAQATVQQELDTLKEELPDDAPGEMGAFLDVHSLILNDTLLVDAVVKLIRERRYNAEWALTTQLEVLVARFEDIEDEYLRERRADIEQVTERVLKALAGAPGIRHVVAETPRDDMIVVARDIAPADMLQFKSQTFKGFVTDLGGKTSHTAIVARSLGIPAAVGVAQASLLVKQDDVIIIDGDHGIVIVDPAPIVLEEYSYRQSERALEERRLQRLKHSPAQTIDGTPIELFANIELPEDAKTAVDAGAVGVGLFRTEFLFMNEEEAPEEEAQFEAYKRAVETMHGLPLTIRTIDVGADKPLDSHETYETAPNPALGLRAIRWSLSEPRMFLTQLRAILRASAFGKVQILFPMLAHAQEIDQTLELVREAKAQLDAAGLLYDPNVKLGAMIEVPAAALTVPMFLKRLDFLSIGTNDLIQYTLAIDRADNAVAHLYDPLHPAVLRLIAMTIREAHAFGVPVAVCGEMAGDPTATRLLLGMGLREFSMHPSQLLQVKQEILRAHLPDLERPVQELLAATEPEEMQAALARLAVA, translated from the coding sequence TTGTCTTTCACCCTGCACGGCATTCCCGTTTCCCGCGGCATCGCGATCGGACGCGCCTATTTGCTCGCGCCCGCCACGCTCGATGTCCCGCACTACCTGCTCGATCCCAGCCAGATCGACGACGAAGTCGCGCGCTTCCAAAGTGCTCAGGCGACTGTCCAGCAGGAACTCGACACCCTCAAGGAAGAACTGCCCGATGACGCGCCCGGCGAGATGGGCGCGTTTCTCGACGTTCACTCCCTGATTCTGAACGACACGCTACTGGTCGATGCCGTCGTCAAACTTATTCGCGAGCGTCGCTACAACGCGGAGTGGGCGCTGACCACGCAACTCGAAGTGCTCGTTGCGCGCTTCGAGGACATCGAAGACGAGTACCTGCGCGAGCGTCGCGCCGACATCGAACAGGTCACGGAGCGCGTGCTCAAGGCCCTGGCCGGTGCGCCCGGCATTCGCCACGTCGTGGCCGAGACGCCGCGCGACGACATGATCGTCGTGGCCCGCGACATCGCTCCGGCGGACATGCTGCAATTCAAGTCGCAGACGTTCAAGGGCTTCGTCACGGACCTCGGTGGCAAGACGTCGCATACCGCCATCGTCGCCCGAAGTCTCGGCATTCCGGCCGCGGTCGGTGTGGCGCAGGCGAGTCTGCTCGTCAAGCAGGACGATGTGATCATCATCGACGGCGATCACGGCATCGTCATCGTCGACCCGGCGCCGATCGTGCTCGAAGAGTACAGCTACCGGCAAAGCGAGCGTGCGCTGGAAGAGCGTCGCTTGCAGCGTCTGAAGCACTCCCCGGCACAAACCATCGACGGTACGCCCATCGAGCTGTTCGCCAACATCGAATTGCCGGAAGACGCCAAGACGGCGGTCGATGCGGGTGCAGTCGGTGTCGGGTTGTTCCGCACCGAGTTCCTCTTCATGAACGAGGAGGAAGCGCCGGAAGAAGAGGCGCAGTTCGAGGCGTACAAGCGCGCGGTGGAGACGATGCACGGTCTGCCGCTCACGATCCGGACCATCGACGTGGGGGCCGACAAGCCGCTCGACAGCCACGAGACGTACGAAACCGCGCCGAACCCGGCGTTGGGGCTGCGCGCGATTCGCTGGAGTCTGTCGGAGCCGCGCATGTTCCTCACCCAACTGCGCGCGATTCTGCGGGCCTCGGCGTTCGGCAAGGTGCAAATTCTGTTCCCGATGCTGGCCCACGCGCAGGAAATCGATCAGACGCTCGAACTCGTGCGCGAAGCGAAAGCGCAACTCGACGCCGCCGGTCTGCTCTACGACCCGAACGTGAAGCTCGGTGCGATGATCGAAGTGCCCGCGGCCGCCCTCACGGTGCCCATGTTCCTGAAGCGGCTCGACTTTCTGTCCATCGGTACGAACGACCTGATCCAGTACACGCTGGCGATCGACCGCGCCGACAATGCCGTCGCGCATCTTTACGATCCGCTGCACCCGGCGGTGCTGCGCCTCATCGCCATGACGATTCGCGAGGCACATGCTTTCGGCGTGCCCGTCGCCGTCTGCGGCGAAATGGCGGGAGATCCGACGGCGACGCGCCTGCTGCTCGGCATGGGGTTGCGCGAATTTTCGATGCACCCGAGTCAGTTGCTTCAGGTCAAGCAGGAGATTCTGCGCGCGCATCTGCCGGATCTGGAGCGACCGGTGCAGGAACTGCTCGCCGCGACCGAACCCGAGGAAATGCAAGCGGCGCTGGCGAGACTTGCCGTGGCTTGA
- a CDS encoding HesA/MoeB/ThiF family protein translates to MNDDQLLRYSRHILLDELGIEGQERLLAAHAVIVGAGGLGSPAALYLAASGVGRITLIDDDTVDLTNLQRQILHDTQSVGRPKVESGRERIARINPGVVVDVIDERVDEARLTTLARGATVVLDGSDNFATRHAVNRACVAAGVPLVSGAALRFDGQISVFDVRNDASPCYECIFPADEPFPEQACATMGVLAPLVGIIGSMQAAEAIKLITGIGTPLVGRLQMLDGRKMSWHTMHCARNPECKVCGQRH, encoded by the coding sequence ATGAACGACGATCAACTGCTGCGTTACTCCCGCCATATCCTGCTCGACGAACTCGGTATCGAGGGTCAGGAGCGCCTGCTCGCCGCGCACGCGGTCATCGTCGGCGCAGGCGGTCTCGGCTCACCCGCAGCGCTCTATCTGGCGGCATCGGGCGTCGGCCGCATCACGCTGATCGACGACGACACCGTCGACCTCACCAACCTGCAACGCCAGATTCTTCACGATACGCAGAGCGTCGGACGGCCGAAGGTTGAATCCGGTCGCGAACGGATCGCTCGCATCAATCCGGGTGTGGTCGTCGACGTCATCGACGAACGCGTGGACGAAGCGCGCCTGACGACACTCGCGCGCGGCGCCACCGTCGTGCTCGACGGTTCGGACAACTTCGCTACTCGTCACGCGGTCAACCGCGCCTGCGTCGCTGCCGGTGTGCCGTTGGTCTCAGGCGCAGCGCTGCGCTTCGACGGACAGATCAGCGTGTTCGACGTGCGCAACGATGCGTCGCCCTGCTATGAGTGCATCTTCCCAGCGGACGAGCCGTTCCCCGAGCAAGCCTGCGCCACGATGGGCGTGCTCGCACCGCTCGTCGGCATCATCGGCAGCATGCAGGCCGCCGAGGCGATCAAGCTGATCACCGGCATCGGCACGCCGCTCGTGGGTCGTCTTCAGATGCTCGACGGCCGCAAGATGAGTTGGCACACCATGCATTGCGCCCGCAATCCGGAATGTAAAGTCTGCGGACAGCGGCACTGA
- a CDS encoding S41 family peptidase, with translation MRQTLKHIGLIVLGLATGAAATLAFSQASAQSATTPLPLEQLRLLAEVFGQIKREYVQPVDDKKLLTAAIKGMVSSLDPHSSYLDKDEYKELQEQTRGRFAGLGIEISQEDGLVKVISPIEDSPAFKAGLKPGDLITRIDDKPVRGMTLDQAVKRMRGAPGSKVTLTIFRKSEERTFPVSIVRAEIRVQSIKGKLLEPGIGYVRITSFQERTVPDLAKKLQELAKDQPLKGLILDLRNNGGGILQSAVGVSAAFLKEGAVVVSTNGQIEDAKQTYKATFDNYRLSASPEDPLKGEAPIWKTVPMVVLVNAYSASASEIVAGALQDSKRAIIMGKTTFGKGSVQTVRQMGPDTALRLTTAYYYTPSGRSIQSIGIKPDVPVDQNPKGDPDDVLVTREIDYQNHLHNTQTPDEQKEIDAREARRLEELRRLEEENAKKTPDERKKEREERLPDLGSADDFMLQQAIHQIKGEPVQRTKSRLEANAGPLPKDASKAAALAAGAKTDPKTDTVVPAKPADKK, from the coding sequence ATGCGCCAAACCCTCAAACACATCGGCCTGATCGTGCTGGGCCTCGCGACCGGTGCGGCTGCCACCCTCGCGTTCTCGCAGGCATCCGCCCAAAGCGCTACCACGCCGTTGCCGCTCGAGCAGCTTCGTCTGCTGGCTGAAGTGTTCGGCCAGATCAAGCGCGAATATGTGCAGCCGGTCGATGATAAGAAGTTGCTGACCGCTGCCATCAAGGGGATGGTGTCGAGCCTCGATCCGCATTCGTCGTATCTCGACAAGGACGAATACAAAGAACTCCAGGAACAGACGCGTGGCCGCTTCGCCGGTCTCGGCATCGAGATCTCGCAGGAAGACGGCCTCGTGAAGGTCATCTCCCCGATCGAAGACAGCCCCGCGTTCAAGGCTGGCCTGAAGCCGGGCGACCTGATCACCCGTATCGACGATAAGCCCGTGCGTGGCATGACGCTCGATCAGGCGGTCAAGCGCATGCGCGGGGCCCCGGGCAGCAAGGTCACACTGACGATCTTCCGCAAGTCGGAAGAGCGCACGTTCCCGGTCTCGATCGTGCGCGCCGAGATTCGTGTCCAGAGCATCAAGGGCAAGCTGCTCGAACCGGGTATCGGTTACGTGCGCATCACCAGCTTCCAGGAACGCACCGTGCCGGATCTGGCCAAGAAGCTCCAGGAACTGGCCAAGGACCAGCCGCTCAAGGGCCTGATCCTTGACCTGCGTAACAACGGCGGCGGCATTCTCCAGTCGGCTGTCGGCGTGTCCGCTGCATTCCTGAAGGAAGGCGCAGTGGTCGTGTCCACCAACGGTCAGATCGAAGACGCCAAGCAGACGTACAAGGCGACGTTCGACAACTACCGTCTGTCGGCCAGCCCGGAAGATCCGCTCAAGGGTGAAGCCCCGATCTGGAAGACGGTGCCGATGGTCGTGCTGGTGAACGCTTACTCGGCGTCCGCCTCGGAAATCGTGGCCGGCGCCCTGCAAGATTCGAAGCGCGCCATCATCATGGGCAAGACGACGTTCGGCAAGGGCTCGGTCCAGACCGTGCGCCAGATGGGTCCGGACACGGCGCTGCGTCTGACCACGGCGTACTACTACACGCCGAGCGGCCGCTCGATCCAGTCCATCGGTATCAAGCCGGACGTGCCGGTCGACCAGAATCCGAAGGGTGATCCGGACGACGTGCTGGTCACGCGCGAAATCGATTACCAGAACCACCTGCACAACACGCAAACGCCTGACGAGCAGAAGGAAATCGACGCACGCGAAGCCCGCCGTCTGGAAGAACTGCGCCGCCTCGAAGAAGAGAACGCAAAGAAGACGCCGGACGAGCGCAAGAAGGAGCGCGAAGAACGTCTGCCGGATCTGGGCAGTGCCGACGACTTCATGCTCCAGCAGGCCATTCACCAGATCAAGGGCGAGCCGGTCCAGCGCACGAAGTCGCGCCTCGAAGCCAACGCCGGCCCGCTGCCGAAGGACGCCTCGAAGGCCGCGGCGCTGGCGGCCGGTGCCAAGACGGATCCGAAGACGGACACCGTCGTGCCGGCCAAGCCAGCGGACAAGAAATAA
- the gpmA gene encoding 2,3-diphosphoglycerate-dependent phosphoglycerate mutase has translation MYKLVLIRHGESTWNKENRFTGWVDVDLTEKGVAEASQAGNLLAEAGFKFDLAYTSVLKRAIRTLWHVQDAMDQMWIPVVHSWRLNERHYGALAGLNKAETAAKYGDDQVHVWRRSYDTPPPPLAADDERSSYNDPRYAKLKREEIPLTECLKDTVARVLPLWNESIAPAVRAGKQVLVAAHGNSLRALIKHLDNISDDDIASLNIPNGTPLVYELDADLKPIRHYYLGDQDKIAGALAAVAAQGKSK, from the coding sequence ATGTACAAGCTCGTTCTTATCCGCCACGGCGAATCGACGTGGAACAAAGAAAACCGCTTCACGGGATGGGTCGACGTCGACCTGACCGAAAAGGGCGTCGCCGAAGCCAGCCAGGCCGGTAATCTCCTCGCCGAAGCCGGTTTCAAATTCGATCTCGCCTACACGTCGGTGCTCAAGCGCGCTATCCGCACGCTCTGGCACGTACAGGACGCAATGGACCAGATGTGGATTCCGGTGGTGCACAGCTGGCGTCTGAACGAGCGTCACTACGGTGCGCTCGCTGGCCTGAACAAGGCTGAGACGGCCGCGAAATACGGCGACGATCAGGTCCACGTGTGGCGTCGCAGCTACGACACACCGCCGCCGCCGCTGGCCGCGGATGACGAACGCAGCTCGTACAACGATCCCCGTTACGCCAAGCTCAAGCGTGAAGAGATTCCGCTCACCGAGTGCCTGAAAGACACCGTGGCGCGCGTGCTGCCGCTGTGGAACGAGTCGATCGCGCCGGCCGTGCGTGCAGGCAAGCAAGTGCTGGTTGCCGCGCACGGCAACTCGCTGCGTGCCCTCATCAAGCACCTCGACAATATTTCGGACGACGACATCGCCAGCCTGAACATCCCGAACGGCACGCCGCTCGTGTATGAACTGGACGCCGATCTCAAGCCGATCCGTCATTACTATTTGGGCGATCAGGACAAGATCGCCGGCGCGCTGGCTGCCGTCGCTGCGCAAGGCAAGTCGAAGTAA
- a CDS encoding rhodanese-like domain-containing protein — translation MKFFADYTNLALIAIALVSGGMLAWPVFKRGGRGLSTVEATQLINRKGAVVLDVRTAEEFAAGHLPSARNVPLDDVEQKVAGVIKNKAAPVLIVCKSGQRSARAQTLLRNLGYAEAFSLQGGVAAWQEAGLPVIK, via the coding sequence GTGAAGTTCTTTGCCGATTACACCAACCTCGCGCTGATCGCCATCGCCCTCGTTTCGGGCGGCATGCTGGCCTGGCCGGTATTCAAGCGCGGCGGTCGCGGTCTGTCGACCGTGGAAGCAACCCAGCTCATCAACCGTAAGGGCGCCGTGGTGCTCGACGTGCGCACGGCTGAGGAATTTGCCGCTGGCCACCTGCCGTCTGCACGTAACGTGCCGCTCGACGACGTGGAGCAAAAGGTCGCGGGCGTCATCAAGAACAAGGCGGCTCCGGTGCTGATCGTCTGCAAGAGCGGCCAACGCTCGGCGCGCGCTCAGACGCTCCTTCGCAATCTTGGTTATGCTGAGGCGTTCAGCCTCCAGGGCGGCGTTGCCGCCTGGCAGGAAGCCGGTTTGCCGGTAATCAAGTAA
- the grxC gene encoding glutaredoxin 3 yields the protein MPKIVMYSTQVCPYCQMAERLLRQRGVQEIEKILIDKEPARREEMMSRTGRRTVPQIYIDERHIGGYDDLSALDRAGGLVPLLQAA from the coding sequence ATGCCGAAGATCGTGATGTACAGCACGCAAGTGTGCCCGTATTGCCAGATGGCCGAGCGTCTGCTGCGTCAGCGCGGTGTTCAGGAGATCGAGAAGATCCTGATCGACAAGGAGCCGGCCCGCCGCGAAGAAATGATGTCGCGCACGGGGCGTCGCACCGTACCGCAAATTTACATCGACGAGCGTCATATCGGCGGTTACGACGATCTGTCGGCACTCGATCGTGCCGGTGGTCTCGTTCCGCTCTTGCAAGCGGCCTGA
- the secB gene encoding protein-export chaperone SecB, giving the protein MSDQNQPFFSIQRAYLKDLSLEQPNSPAIFLEQEMPTVEVQLDVAAERLAEEIFEVAVIATVTAKIKDKVAFLVEGKQAGIFEIRNVPVEQLDPLIGIACPTIVYPYLRANVADTISRAGFQPIHLAEVNFQALYEQRLAQLAEQQAANGETPAPGIVMPDGSSAQTH; this is encoded by the coding sequence ATGTCCGACCAGAATCAGCCGTTTTTCAGCATCCAGCGCGCCTACCTGAAAGATCTGTCGCTCGAGCAGCCGAATTCGCCCGCGATCTTCCTCGAGCAGGAGATGCCGACCGTTGAGGTGCAGTTGGACGTCGCCGCCGAGCGCCTGGCCGAGGAAATCTTCGAAGTCGCCGTGATCGCCACGGTGACGGCCAAGATCAAGGACAAGGTCGCGTTCCTGGTCGAAGGCAAGCAAGCCGGGATTTTCGAAATCCGCAATGTGCCGGTCGAGCAGCTCGATCCGCTCATTGGCATCGCCTGCCCGACGATCGTCTACCCGTACCTGCGTGCAAACGTGGCCGACACTATCAGCCGAGCCGGTTTCCAGCCAATCCATCTGGCGGAAGTGAATTTCCAGGCGCTGTACGAGCAACGTCTGGCGCAACTGGCCGAGCAGCAAGCGGCCAACGGCGAGACGCCGGCCCCGGGCATCGTGATGCCTGACGGCTCGTCCGCCCAGACCCACTAA
- a CDS encoding NAD(P)H-dependent glycerol-3-phosphate dehydrogenase, which yields MKIAVFGAGAWGTAMASHMATRHEVVLWARDAALVTQLAATHENSAYLPGSPLSPRLRFESDFETAMAHGSGDHALCVAAVPVAGLRALAAHMAKTTDAPKNLIWLCKGFEADTGLLPHQIVSDVFPAVAGGSLSGPSFAREVAKGLPAALTIASAVPSLCELTIAACHFGALRIYSSDDLVGVEVGGAVKNVLAIATGVSDGLGLGLNSRAALITRGLAEMTRLGAALGGKPETFMGLTGMGDLILTATGDLSRNRTVGLQLASGKSLDEVLASLGHVAEGVRCARAVRDLARMHGVEMPITDAVCATLFDGLPARAAVEALLRRDARAEREDDASQD from the coding sequence ATGAAAATTGCCGTATTCGGTGCAGGTGCCTGGGGCACCGCGATGGCGAGTCACATGGCAACACGCCATGAGGTCGTGCTGTGGGCACGCGACGCTGCGCTCGTGACGCAACTGGCCGCCACGCACGAGAATTCCGCCTACCTTCCCGGTTCCCCCTTATCCCCCCGTCTGCGTTTCGAAAGCGATTTCGAGACGGCGATGGCGCATGGCTCCGGCGATCACGCGTTGTGCGTGGCCGCCGTCCCGGTCGCCGGGTTGCGCGCACTGGCCGCGCATATGGCCAAGACCACCGATGCACCGAAAAACCTCATCTGGCTGTGCAAGGGTTTTGAGGCAGATACGGGCCTGCTGCCGCACCAGATTGTGTCGGACGTTTTTCCTGCCGTTGCCGGCGGTTCGCTTTCCGGTCCTAGTTTCGCGCGCGAAGTCGCCAAGGGCTTGCCCGCCGCGCTGACGATTGCGAGCGCCGTCCCGTCTCTTTGCGAATTGACGATCGCGGCGTGCCACTTCGGTGCGTTGCGCATTTATTCGAGTGACGATCTCGTCGGTGTCGAAGTCGGCGGGGCCGTGAAAAACGTGCTTGCGATCGCGACGGGCGTGAGCGATGGACTAGGTTTAGGGCTCAACTCACGTGCGGCGCTGATTACGCGCGGTCTGGCTGAAATGACCCGCCTGGGCGCTGCATTGGGCGGCAAGCCCGAGACGTTCATGGGGCTGACCGGCATGGGCGATTTGATTCTGACTGCCACCGGCGATCTGTCGCGTAACCGCACGGTGGGTTTGCAACTCGCGTCGGGTAAGTCACTCGATGAGGTGTTGGCCTCGTTGGGCCATGTTGCCGAAGGCGTACGATGTGCACGTGCGGTGCGCGATCTTGCCCGTATGCATGGCGTCGAAATGCCGATTACGGACGCCGTTTGTGCGACGCTGTTCGACGGGCTTCCCGCGCGCGCTGCGGTGGAAGCGTTGCTACGCCGAGACGCCCGCGCAGAGCGCGAAGACGACGCCTCGCAGGACTGA
- a CDS encoding O-acetyl-ADP-ribose deacetylase, with amino-acid sequence MPMSQVIRPHRHLHASQGDITQSTLDAIVNAANASLLGGGGVDGAIHRAAGPELLDACRKLHGCPTGQARLTPGFRLKAKFVIHTVGPVWHGGADDEPAQLASCYRESLRLAAEQGCRSVAFPAISCGVYGYPPELAVPLAVFTVSDALPHFPGIEHVEFVCFDAAMFALYRRELEHQDPPA; translated from the coding sequence ATGCCCATGTCGCAAGTTATCCGTCCTCATCGTCACCTGCACGCTTCGCAGGGCGACATCACGCAATCCACGCTCGATGCCATCGTCAATGCCGCGAACGCATCGCTGCTGGGCGGCGGCGGTGTCGACGGCGCCATTCACCGCGCCGCAGGTCCGGAACTTCTGGACGCCTGCCGCAAGCTCCACGGTTGCCCGACCGGACAGGCGAGGCTCACGCCGGGTTTTCGTCTCAAAGCAAAGTTCGTGATTCACACCGTGGGCCCGGTGTGGCACGGCGGCGCGGACGACGAGCCCGCGCAACTCGCGAGTTGCTATCGCGAAAGCTTGCGTCTGGCGGCCGAGCAAGGATGCCGGAGCGTGGCGTTCCCCGCGATCAGCTGTGGCGTCTACGGCTACCCGCCGGAGCTTGCGGTGCCGCTCGCCGTCTTCACGGTGAGCGACGCGCTGCCCCATTTCCCCGGCATCGAACACGTCGAATTCGTGTGCTTCGACGCGGCGATGTTCGCGCTGTACCGGCGCGAACTCGAGCATCAGGATCCGCCAGCGTAA
- the trmL gene encoding tRNA (uridine(34)/cytosine(34)/5-carboxymethylaminomethyluridine(34)-2'-O)-methyltransferase TrmL, with translation MFNVVLVSPEIPPNTGNVIRLCANTGARLHLIEPLGFPLDDARMRRAGLDYHEYAEMKVHRDWAAFLAAEAPDPARMFALTTRGSRPFGELSFMPGDWFVFGSETRGLDPDLLDTFAMTQRVRLPMRPGNRSLNLSNTVAVVVFEAWRQQDYAGGS, from the coding sequence ATGTTCAACGTCGTTCTCGTGTCGCCCGAAATCCCGCCGAACACCGGCAACGTTATCCGTCTGTGCGCCAATACGGGTGCCCGGCTGCATCTGATCGAACCGCTCGGATTTCCGCTCGACGACGCGCGCATGCGACGCGCCGGGCTCGACTATCACGAGTACGCCGAGATGAAGGTGCATCGGGATTGGGCCGCGTTTCTCGCCGCCGAAGCCCCCGACCCGGCGCGCATGTTCGCACTGACCACACGCGGATCGCGCCCCTTCGGCGAGTTGTCGTTCATGCCGGGCGACTGGTTCGTCTTCGGCTCCGAAACGCGGGGACTGGACCCGGATCTGCTCGACACGTTTGCGATGACGCAGCGTGTGCGTCTGCCGATGCGTCCCGGCAACCGGAGTCTCAATCTCTCGAATACCGTCGCCGTCGTCGTTTTCGAGGCGTGGCGTCAGCAGGATTACGCTGGCGGATCCTGA
- a CDS encoding ComF family protein — MPILSSLFQTPARLASGLLRIALPDHCAICRRRAPRQICDACATSFDASPPHARPRCARCAVVLLPPVLALDGTVAPLGNSATICRTPTSALCGQRLQTQPAFDATLTLADYVTPLDMLMIRLKYRGALPLAREFGERLGDALRDVVPAGCDRDTVPLVVPVPLAPSRLTSRGFNQAWELARVAARRARLPASAGILHRERTTLAQRRLSRDARQRNLRDVFVASERIKGRHVVLIDDVMTTGATCNAAATALKRAGAAHVLAAVVLRTPPSTHSIN, encoded by the coding sequence GTGCCCATCCTCTCTTCGCTCTTCCAGACGCCGGCTCGGCTGGCGAGCGGGTTGCTGCGCATCGCGTTGCCCGATCATTGCGCGATCTGTCGGCGACGAGCGCCGAGGCAGATCTGCGACGCCTGCGCGACGTCGTTCGACGCGAGCCCGCCCCATGCCAGACCACGCTGCGCAAGATGTGCTGTCGTTTTGCTGCCGCCAGTGTTGGCATTGGACGGAACGGTGGCACCACTGGGCAATAGTGCGACAATTTGTCGCACCCCGACATCCGCCCTCTGCGGACAACGCCTGCAAACCCAACCCGCGTTCGACGCAACGCTGACGCTCGCAGACTACGTTACGCCGCTCGATATGCTGATGATTCGTCTGAAATACCGCGGTGCCCTCCCCCTCGCACGGGAATTCGGCGAACGCCTCGGCGATGCCTTGAGAGATGTCGTCCCGGCAGGCTGCGATCGGGACACGGTACCGCTCGTGGTGCCCGTGCCCCTGGCACCCTCGCGGCTAACCTCACGCGGCTTCAATCAGGCGTGGGAATTGGCGCGCGTTGCGGCGCGACGGGCGCGTCTGCCAGCGAGTGCCGGGATACTTCACCGGGAGCGAACGACACTGGCGCAGCGTCGGTTGTCGCGTGACGCGCGTCAGCGCAATCTGCGTGACGTCTTTGTCGCCAGCGAGCGCATCAAGGGCCGCCACGTCGTACTGATCGACGACGTGATGACCACCGGCGCCACCTGCAACGCCGCGGCCACCGCGCTCAAGCGCGCGGGTGCCGCACACGTCCTCGCGGCCGTCGTGCTGCGCACGCCGCCCTCGACTCACTCAATTAATTAG